The Malus domestica chromosome 10, GDT2T_hap1 genome contains a region encoding:
- the LOC139188576 gene encoding uncharacterized protein — protein sequence MVSTRSTVQKLIPFDPEFEQHLRRKRREENLQRVRPLHETFLQSDFDLHNKEKMAFIIPEAGLPLGDSLTAHTTNIPSCITYPAVEEGTAFEIKQHMLNILPTFHGLSSDDPNMHIAEFLMGCKNILVRGFSAESIKLRLFPYTLKDQARRWLLTLPSGSITTWAQLSEKFLNKYYPAFKTLDMRTQILSFSQKPNEEFHEAWDRFKELIRKCPHSGINTTDQMHIFFRGLNMTTKTLVNASCGGTYKDKNAQEACLLFEKMAEDTQQWAVEQPQSRSVFEMPNGSPYVTAQIEKMEKRLDAKFDMLLQRMPGSQVAVQQPLQAACSICNMITHDFMNCPHKDVSPEFTAEQVNAFNNFQRPRYDPYSNFYNPGWRDHPNLRWDKEQHTRPQFQQQVQQPAAPKAAWEVAIEKLANTTTQEIQNLQASMKNMEKQIGQIALQVSGRAPGTFPSQTEPNPRGGVDCKAVRVLRSGKSYDNRDENCIQNSRVDSQPKTDSGKIEKYANSKDSDQPVNSSENIAEDIVEDRVYEPPMPYPERLKPKVKDQQVTDFMKTLSKVQINLPLIDAIKNIPSYAKFLKDVCTKKKKLVDFEKVILTEQCSAVLLHKLPPKKQDPGSFTISCTIGNSHFKRALIDLGASINLMPFSVFQRLGQGEIMPTSVILQLADRSVAYPRGIIEDLIIKVDNLYLPADFVILDMDEDMQTPIILGRPFMATARTLIDVEAGTLTLRVQDRSVVFSLFEATKRPGDVHDCMRVDVLDSLLQVEIMPRLTSDPLLNVLHGFENKNTEDDEVFEYVSALESVHFQPPRWRHVFESLGEPKKLLQPSKVQPPKLELKVLPEHLKYAYLGADSQLPVAFLGNPNLTPTCLSGPDGRHVMAC from the coding sequence ATGgtcagcacccgttcaacagtgCAGAAATTGATTCCATTTGATCCAGAATTTGAGCAGCATTTAAGGAGGAAACGCAGGGAGGAAAATTTGCAACGGGTTCGTCCTCTGCATGAGACTTTTCTGCAATCAGACTTTGACCTgcacaacaaagaaaaaatggcGTTTATAATTCCAGAGGCAGGTCTGCCCCTGGGTGATTCACTGACTGCCCATACCACAAATATACCCAGTTGCATCACATATCCGGCAGTGGAGGAAGGGACTGCATTTGAAATAAAACAGCACATGTTGAATATTCTACCTACGTTTCATGGGTTGTCATCTGATGATCCTAACATGCACATTGCAGAATTTTTAATGGGGTGCAAAAACATTTTGGTGAGGGGATTTTCAGCCGAATCTATTAAGCTGCGGTTGTTTCCATACACTCTAAAAGATCAAGCAAGGAGATGGCTCCTCACACTCCCATCTGGAAGCATTACAACTTGGGCCCAACTCAGTGAAAAATTTTTAAACAAGTATTATCCGGCTTTTAAGACCCTTGACATGAGAACTCAGATTTTATCGTTctcccaaaaaccaaatgaagagtTTCATGAGGCGTGGGATCGGTTCAAAGAGTTGATTAGAAAATGTCCACATTCGGGTATTAACACTACTGATCAAATGCACATATTTTTCAGAGGGTTGAATATGACAACAAAAACTCTTGTCAACGCTTCATGCGGAGGTACGTACAAGGACAAAAATGCACAAGAggcttgtttgttatttgaaaaaatggcagAAGATACTCAACAATGGGCAGTTGAGCAGCCACAATCTAGGTCTGTTTTTGAGATGCCAAATGGTTCTCCATATGTTAcagcacaaattgaaaaaatggagaaaaggctagacgcaaaatttgacatgttattaCAGAGAATGCCAGGTTCACAGGTGGCTGTACAGCAGCCTTTACAAGCTGCCTGCAGCATTTGCAACATGATAACTCACGATTTTATGAACTGCCCACATAAAGATGTTTCACCAGAGTTTACAGCTGAGCAGGttaatgcatttaacaatttccAGCGGCCCAGATATGACCCATATTCTAATTTCTACAACCcgggttggagagatcatcctaatCTAAGGTGGGATAAGGAACAGCACACTAGACCACAATTTCAACAGCAGGTACAACAACCTGCTGCAcctaaggctgcttgggaggttgcgattgaaaaattggcaaacactacaactcaagaaattcaaaatctgCAGGCATCAATGAAAAACATGGAAAAACAAATAGGGCAGATTGCTTTGCAGGTTTCTGGTAGGGCACCAGGTACATTTCCCagccaaaccgaaccaaatccTAGGGGAGGTGTAGATTGCAAGGCAGTTAGAGTTTTACGTTCCGGAAAAAGTTATGATAACAGGGATGAAAATTGCATTCAAAATTCGCGGGTGGATTCACAGCCAAAAACAGATTCggggaaaattgaaaaatatgccAATTCAAAAGATTCAGATCAGCCGGTTAACAGTTCTGAAAATATCGCAGAAGATATTGTTGAGGATCGTGTTTATGAGCCACCTATGCCGTATCCCGAACGGTTGAAGCCTAAAGTTAAAGATCAACAAGTGACAGATTTTATGAAGACTTTGTCTAAGGTTCAGATTAATCTGCCGTTAATTGATGCCATCAAGAACATTCCGtcttatgccaagtttttgaaagatgtttgcacaaagaaaaagaagcttgttgattttgagaaagtaattcttACAGAACAGTGCAGCGCTGTTCTGCTTCACAAATTGCCCCCAAAGAAACaagatccagggagttttacaatttcaTGCACAATTGGAAATTCTCATTTTAAACGTGCTTTAATTGACTTAGGTGCTAGTATTAATTTAAtgcctttttctgtttttcagagactaggacaaggagaaataaTGCCAACATCAGTTATTCTACAACTAGCGGACCGATCAGTTGCTTATCCAAGGGGTATTATAGAAGACCTAATAATTAAAGTGGATAATCTCTATCTTCCtgcagattttgtgattttggatatggatgaagatATGCAAACACCGATTATTTTGGGACGTCCCTTCATGGCTACAGCCAGAACGTTAATTGATGTAGAGGCTGGGACACTTACACTTAGAGTGCAAGATCGATCTGTTGTGTTCAGTTTATTTGAAGCTACCAAAAGACCGGGTGATGTGCATGATTGTATGCGTGTTGATGTGCTTGACAGCTTATTACAGGTTGAAATTATGCCACGTTTGACATCTGATCCGTTGTTAAATGTGTTGCATGGGTTTGAGAACAAAAATACAGAAGATGATGAGGTTTTTGAGTATGTTTCAGCTTTGGAAAGTGTTCATTTTCAACCCCCACGTTGGAGGCACGTTTTTGAGAGTTTGGGGGAACCCAAGAAGTTATTGCAGCCCTCTAAGGTACAGCCACCTAAACTAGAGTTAAAGGTTCTTCCAGAACATTTGAAATATGCTTATTTGGGTGCAGATTCTCAGCTGCCAGTAGCTTTCCTGGGGAATCCGAATTTAACCCCCACATGTTTGTCAGGCCCTGATGGACGCCACGTGATGGCCTGCTGA